From Pantoea sp. Ep11b, the proteins below share one genomic window:
- the wecA gene encoding UDP-N-acetylglucosamine--undecaprenyl-phosphate N-acetylglucosaminephosphotransferase, whose product MSTELGLIFLFSLAFLFFARKAAKKIGLVDKPNSRKRHHGAIPLVGGISVFAGICFTFAITNYYLPHALLYLGCAGVLVLVGALDDRFDISVKIRAVVQAIVALVMMFGAKLYLLSLGFIVGPIELIVGPFGYVLTLFAVWAAINAFNMVDGIDGLLGGLSSVTFAAMGIILYFDGQTSLAMWCFAMIAATLPYILLNLGFLGRRFKVFMGDAGSTMIGFTIIWILLETTQGLSHPITPVTALWLIAIPLMDMVAIMYRRLRKGMSPFSADRQHIHHLIMRAGFSSRQAFVLITVAAAILAGIGVLGEYLAFIPEWVMLLLFLGAFMVYGYCLKHAWRVARRVRRIKRRLSHYREAKNK is encoded by the coding sequence ATGAGTACTGAGCTTGGATTAATTTTTCTCTTTTCTTTGGCTTTCCTCTTTTTTGCTCGAAAAGCAGCTAAAAAAATTGGTTTAGTGGATAAGCCTAACTCACGTAAACGCCACCATGGCGCGATTCCGTTGGTCGGCGGCATTTCTGTGTTCGCAGGTATCTGCTTCACGTTCGCCATTACCAACTACTATCTGCCCCACGCGCTGCTCTATCTGGGCTGTGCCGGTGTGCTGGTGCTGGTCGGGGCGCTGGATGACCGTTTCGACATCAGCGTTAAAATCCGTGCGGTCGTGCAGGCCATTGTCGCGCTGGTGATGATGTTTGGTGCCAAGCTCTACCTGCTCAGCCTGGGATTTATCGTTGGGCCAATCGAGCTGATCGTCGGGCCCTTCGGCTATGTGCTGACGCTGTTTGCCGTCTGGGCCGCAATTAACGCCTTTAACATGGTAGACGGCATTGACGGTCTGCTGGGCGGACTCTCGTCGGTGACATTTGCCGCGATGGGGATCATCCTCTACTTCGACGGCCAGACCAGCCTCGCGATGTGGTGTTTTGCGATGATCGCCGCCACGCTGCCCTATATCCTGCTGAATCTCGGCTTCCTGGGACGCCGCTTCAAGGTCTTTATGGGCGATGCCGGCAGCACCATGATCGGTTTCACCATTATCTGGATTCTGCTGGAAACCACCCAGGGTCTGAGCCATCCCATTACCCCTGTGACCGCGCTGTGGCTGATTGCCATTCCCCTGATGGACATGGTGGCGATTATGTATCGTCGCCTGCGTAAAGGCATGAGTCCGTTTTCGGCTGACCGCCAGCACATCCACCATCTGATTATGCGAGCCGGTTTCAGCTCGCGTCAGGCCTTTGTATTGATTACCGTGGCAGCGGCGATCCTGGCCGGTATCGGTGTGCTGGGTGAATATCTGGCGTTCATCCCGGAATGGGTAATGCTGCTGCTGTTCCTGGGCGCTTTTATGGTTTACGGCTACTGCCTGAAACATGCGTGGCGTGTGGCGCGACGTGTGCGGCGCATCAAGCGTCGTCTGAGCCATTATCGCGAAGCTAAAAACAAATGA
- the rho gene encoding transcription termination factor Rho, which produces MNLTELKNTPVAELITLGENMGLENQARMRKQDIIFSILKQHAKSGEDIFGDGVLEILQDGFGFLRSGDSSYLAGPDDIYVSPSQIRRFNLRTGDTISGKIRPPKEGERYFALLKVNEVNYDKPENARNKILFENLTPLHANKRLRMERGNGSTEDLTARVLDLASPIGRGQRGLIVAPPKAGKTMLLQNIAQSLAYNYPDCVLMVLLIDERPEEVTEMQRLVKGEVIASTFDEPASRHVQVAEMVIEKAKRLVEHKKDVIILLDSITRLARAYNTVVPASGKVLTGGVDANALHRPKRFFGAARNVEEGGSLTIIATALVDTGSKMDEVIYEEFKGTGNMELHLARKIAEKRVFPAIDYNRSGTRKEELLTSQEELQKMWILRKIIHPMGEIDAMEFLINKLAMTKTNDEFFDMMKRS; this is translated from the coding sequence ATGAATCTTACCGAATTAAAGAATACGCCGGTTGCTGAGCTGATTACTCTCGGCGAAAATATGGGGCTGGAAAATCAGGCTCGCATGCGCAAGCAGGACATTATCTTTTCAATCCTGAAGCAGCACGCGAAAAGCGGCGAAGACATCTTCGGTGATGGCGTGCTGGAGATCCTTCAGGATGGATTTGGATTCCTCCGTTCAGGAGACAGCTCCTACCTCGCCGGCCCTGATGATATCTACGTTTCCCCCAGCCAAATCCGCCGCTTCAACCTCCGCACTGGTGACACCATCTCTGGCAAAATCCGTCCACCGAAAGAAGGTGAGCGTTATTTTGCACTGCTGAAAGTTAACGAAGTTAACTATGACAAGCCGGAGAATGCGCGTAATAAGATTCTGTTCGAAAACCTCACACCGCTGCACGCCAACAAGCGTCTGCGTATGGAGCGGGGTAATGGCTCAACGGAAGATTTAACCGCCCGCGTACTGGATCTGGCTTCGCCAATCGGTCGTGGTCAGCGCGGTCTGATCGTGGCACCGCCGAAAGCCGGTAAAACCATGCTGCTGCAGAACATTGCGCAGAGCCTGGCGTACAACTACCCGGACTGCGTGCTGATGGTGCTGCTGATTGACGAACGTCCGGAAGAAGTGACCGAGATGCAGCGTCTGGTTAAAGGCGAAGTCATCGCCTCGACCTTTGATGAGCCTGCATCACGCCACGTTCAGGTTGCTGAAATGGTGATCGAGAAGGCCAAGCGTCTGGTTGAGCACAAGAAAGACGTTATCATCCTGCTTGACTCCATTACCCGTCTGGCGCGCGCCTACAACACCGTCGTACCGGCTTCAGGTAAAGTTCTGACAGGTGGTGTGGATGCCAACGCCCTGCATCGTCCAAAGCGCTTCTTTGGTGCGGCACGTAACGTGGAAGAGGGCGGCAGCCTGACCATCATTGCAACGGCGCTGGTTGATACCGGTTCGAAGATGGATGAAGTGATTTACGAAGAGTTTAAAGGTACAGGTAACATGGAACTGCACCTTGCGCGTAAAATTGCTGAAAAACGTGTCTTCCCGGCGATCGATTACAACCGTTCCGGTACCCGTAAAGAAGAGCTGCTGACTTCTCAGGAAGAGCTGCAGAAGATGTGGATCCTGCGCAAGATTATTCACCCGATGGGCGAAATCGACGCGATGGAGTTCCTCATCAACAAGCTGGCGATGACCAAAACCAACGATGAATTCTTCGACATGATGAAGCGTTCTTAA